The DNA sequence agaggaggtctgttgcttgactgtccttctgtcagATTGTAGGACACTAGAGTTGAGCCACTGTTCtctgccatctggatcttttctccaagctgcaaagcttgatctctttgagaccaagttctgataccaattgatggttttcagtggctaagagaagaggGGTTGAATCATAGCCACTTTTTTTACTTGATAACACTTGCTGGCAtttgaaacaacttctggagacttttttatttttgtctcgtacccagccacgagacttttctttttatctcgtgaCCCGGCACgaaatatttttcagttttatctcctgtgtagcagaaacagaaatggagtagaagagagagaaaattacacccagatatatactggttcagctgctaagtgcagtgcagcctacatccagtctccaccacaatgatgatggaatttcactataatcattcttgattacaaacaccaattctccctaggaactacccttcctatccgggacaagttcAGAATCTAaatcccaatcctgaacttgacttggttactgccaagctttcaactgctaactgctaacccaacttgcaaggggattcccgcagaatcatgaaacacaacacaaatgtacaaaggacctctaagaacatctatggctttttcttttaattttgtactctctgcctttttccgctctatgactttttcatacaaacctcattgTTTGCCTTTTCCAtaagactcaagacagacaaaattaaacagaaaaatataaaacagaaaacattgaaggagaagaacttctgttagtttaggtagctatgagaaccctgtgccttgcactctcactccttgcttcaagccctggctgttcacccttatatatagggagaagcctccacggttgaaaccaaacaaaccaagctaatcttcttcttcttcatgcaaaccggttcggccagagagagaagaggaaactgaatgtaaaacccaacatgcaattacctctggtccttccttggtcaccaatcttcatcaatccgagccctcCATCTTGCCTTGCACTCCAAGATGGactcctagcccttgatgcttcatgatgatgacagTTTCATCTGCTCCAacttctgcctcttccatcatgTAGCCattgtagctacctcctgtggtggttgagtaaAATCAGAGTCAAGCCATCCCTCCAAGAATCTTACTCCTCTGACCGAAATCTTCTTCCTCCATTTTTGggtatggagaagccaagatctcttcaccaaatcttaccataagtgatgagaatctcagccacagcatactttttattttctttttcttgccatcattgtgatggtcttgtaaCTTGCTTCTCCTTCTCTTCGGTGGCTAGGCCTAGCTTCCATAGTTTCCTCTGTGATATGaccgaaagaagaagaaagagtagagagagaagaaagaaaaaagcaaaGCTATGAGTGTTAGATAAATTAATTAGGTGCAACTCTCCATGCTTTGTGTAGTAGCGTGTAAGCTATACTAAATGCCATCAAATCACTTTGACATTTTCTCTTTCATGTTTTCAAGGTAATTAactcaagcaaaaaaaaaaattgaaatccaCCACATGATGGAAAtgggatccgttggaagcatgaaGCAAAAATATTTGCTTTCTCTCTCAATTGGTTTCGGACCAAGTATTGGGTCTTTAGTTAAATATGGGCTAATAATAATGTGAATACAATCTGGCCCATTTAAGCAATTCATTGTTTCAGTCACAACAAAAAATCTGTAACAATGCTGAAAACAATTTAAATGGACTTGCtgtatatttcttttctttttggccCATTAACAAAACCTGCATagcaaaattatttaattaacataTTTGAATtggaatcaaattaataattttgtaattaatcatattaataatatttagtcatcacTAATATTAACTTAgggttttccaaactcatcacatTAGAGAcactagatttttaaaataaggacAAATTGACAATTAATGAAAAAAAAGGCTTATGGCCGTGACTTTAGAGCAATGGAGGATTCGAGACACAAATCCTTCTAGCCCTTGAAACGCTAGATTCCAACCGTGATCTTTAAGGTTCTTAAGGATAATTATCTAAACCAAAGAGAACAAAATGACCTCTCATGAAGGCTCTTCAAAACCGAAAAGAGAGGATAGAAAATGAGAGTGGTTTATACACTTTATCTTGTTGGATAttcggaaaaaaaaagaagaaaaatagaggaTCAAACTGAAAATCTTGATtcttgaaagaatggtgaaaTGCTCCTTGATTTAGTGAAGTGAAAGTGTATGGAATCAATACAAGATCACTTTTTCTTCTCTCAAGGCTTCGGCCTCTCTTTTTctctaatttcttttctttttcacttgcTAAATGTATTTAGGGCCcatttgaaaagttttaaaagtaattttttggtttaattactctgttggtctctataatttcacaaaatttttaattaggtccctatactttttttccttttaattggtccctgcactaaattttttttcaattgagttcctatacttttttttcttttatttgagtccctgcaccagtttttttattttagttgagtctctatacaattaagttaattactactaagaggatcttaattgaaaaaaaaattggtacaggaacccaattaaaagaaaaaaaaatatagggacctaattgaaaatttcacgaaactatagggaccaacagagtaattaaacctaatttttttttagcttttgacttatgaaaagtagttgtattaatgtctggtgtaattttcaaaaccaaattgcagttttttaagaagttatttaggagcttatagagaagttaaaaaaatgacttcctcatgatactactactttttatcacatatctataaaataagcacttttagaattaaaaacccaaacacaaaataacttatttataagttacttttaatatagccatttattatttaagctattttttcaaaagtagTTTAATTAAGCTGTTTACCCAAACTGAATCTTAGTGTAGTGTGAAGAGTGATTAACGAAGCAGTGGTAAGAAGTACTTTATTAaagaaaggtttaattattctgttggtccctatagtttcgtgaaattttcaattaggtttctatacttttttttttaattgggtccttgcaccaatttttttttcaattaagtccctcttaatagtaattggcttaattttatagggatccaactaaaaaaaaaagaattggtacagggacctaaataaaaggaaaaaaaagtgtagggactcaattaaaaaaaattttgatgtaaggactcaattaaaaaaaaaaatataggaatctaattaaaaattgtgcaaaactatagggactagtagagtaattaaaccttaaaaaaaaCAAGAGTGGATAAGATGGTATTAATTGTGCTTAGTCACTATCCAATCATATCCTATTAGTTGATCTTATCCTAAAGTCTAGAGATATTACCTAAGATAAATATAGATAAGAAGGTAATTAATGATCATCACATCTTGTCATGACTTAGTTGTAGGTTTTATCTCTAATGACCATGagtaattttttaaagtaaaatagaTAAGATGGTAATAAATTATCCTAGTCATAATTAGTAATTGATCTTATCCTAATCATTATAGATAATTATCTAAggtgaaaattaattaataaataggtGTAGAGAGAGGATTCGgttgagagagagaaaaaggataAAGATTGATAAGTTTAGGAATATCCTACTAGAATTAGGAGCATGTTTACCACATGGTAAAAATATAAGTCGTAGAGAATTACTTTAGAAAATAGTGCATAAATATGAGGCTTAGATTCTTtgttaaaaaagaagaaagagaatcaTAAAAATTCACTAACTAGCTTCTATGATTTTTTACAAAGATCATAATTAATCCGATTgacttttttacttaattttgacCGGAATTAATTACATTTTCTCTTCTAAAATATTACTAGAATATTATAGAGAGAATAACAGATAAAATTATCTGTGACATAGAAatcatctaattaattattatttttagattttttttgaaagagtGGATTCTTACACTTTGTATATATTTCTGTTTTGTTATTATGATCTTGAGAAAATTTTCTTGTTAAGTTGGGTGAGTATTTAGTGGTTATAAATCTATTGTGAggtaagtcaccaaaaaaaatctaTTGTAAGGTTTTAGTCAAAGTTGACTTGGATAGAAGTTGGGTTTGTCCTAAATAGGATTTGGTTGAATCCTAGAAAAATTGGTGAATGTAATCTTGATTAAAGATAGtgaaattttattattgttgtgatAAAGACatgatgtaggctgcattgcacaaAGTAGTCGAACCAGGATATATCGCTTGTTACTTCTTTCTCTGTTCTGATTTTGGTTTTCTTttctaaaagataaaataaaattatctcctgCTTTTTATAATCAGAAATACTTTACAGCATCTATCTGAtccttttttaaaattctattttgaCTCCTCCATCGACAAGAGACAAATTAAAAGTATCTCCTGCTTTTTAACTTGAGGTAACTCAACAGATAGTCAGATACTACAAGATTCATCCagttaaaaaaagtaaataaaagactTAGATTCAACCTTCTTTTTCTAAACTACTGATAGTCTAATATCCATAAAAAATTTTACTTGACAAATCAGCAATAAAAAtgcaatattttaaaatttttgtgtcaAATGTAATGGATACCTCTTCTTAACTGCTATAAACTAGAAGATTTAGgagttttttaattattaaaactaaacattttaaaatttaaaatactattaATATAACTATTTAAATCTATTTTCACATATTAAAGAACActcaattgatttttttttgaaaaaatcaaataaaaaataactttaaaaaaattatttagttaatCATTCTTATAAAAATAGTagtgcaaataataataataataataatgtcttAAGAGTTGTATCTtacatttgattttgtttttcgtGGCTGTATttggaaaaattataattataataaaaatttacataCATAATAAATTAGGGTAAAATAcctaaataaatcaaagagccACTAATATTATCTAATATTCTCAAAATAAAAAACGTTATGTAGAtgttattatacatatatttatgtaaatcgaattgatttaattcgaattacacattctagtactaaatcgaatcaatttGAGTCGAATTAGTAGGATTTATTGGTAAATCGAAGTTATTATTCGATTCAAATTGCCAATGattgatatttaaaatataacccatgaatagtaaatcgaatcaactagATTTGATTTACTACGtatatagtaaatcgaatctaattgattcgatttactactgaacaacttaaaacttttaatttaaagttttaaattacATATTGTAGAAATATAGTTAgtctttttatattgtataactatttattacttttgattctgaaaaaattcaagttttaacTCTGGAGTTGTCACCTTAGAGGGTTAtactttatattaactttttcaaTATCAAAAGTCCTATTAATGATTCTTTAGATGCTAATGATTCAAAGAATGACTTTTAGtgaatttttagaaattgttTATTGTTCCGTTTTAAATTCATAagttaataaaaatatagattttctagaatttaaactaaaacacaaattgaatttctattcttattcgttttatttattttttatattttatttgaattcaaatgaGAGTATTTTCTTTTTGACATTTATGCTTCAAAgttaatatagaataaataaacaATTAACTTATCAGTAATAAATGTCAATAATCTCTATCAGTACTAAATCAAATTAAGCTGATTCGATTTACTAATTACTATATATAGGTTGtttagtagtaaatcgaatcaaattcGATTTACATATAAATGTTGAattagtagtaaatcgaatctaattgatttgatttattaCTTATGGGCTATATTTCGAATATCAATTTTTTGTAATTCGAATTAAATAACTTTAATTTACCAATAACTCTACTAATTCGACTCAAATTAATTCGATTTAGTACCAGCATGTGTAATTCGAATTAaatcaattcgatttatataaatatatgtatggaGACATCTACGTAACGTTTTTTCATTTTAAGACTATTGGGTAATATTGGTGGCTCTTTGATTTAGTGAGGTGTTTTACCTATAaacttaattactaaattaattattatatatttatatataaatatatgaattatttaatttgaaaaaatctAGAAGGCAGCAACTTTTATGTTTTGTGGCCAGTACTTAaacatcaaaagaaaagtgagtgatctcccacCATTGGATGcatataatctcacaccattaaaaacactattgatagCTAATTGATGgttataaaacacaaaaattactgcCCTCTAACACtcctcatttaatttatttttaatatttattttacattCGGACGTACTAGCCACATGCGTCCTAATCATTTAGATTATGTACACTAATCACAATTTTGATAAACCAGCATACACTCTATAGATCAATCTGTGGTGGATCGTATCACCAAGTTACTTTCATGGTCAAGTCGTCCCAAGTAACGTTATGTTAATGTTAGCCACTCATCAACCCAAATTGTTTGGTACGTAATTAATTAGTTGAATTGGTCATGCACAATTTTGTTCAAATGGTATTGTCAAATTCAATATTCCAAAGTGATTGTACTGCTTCAAAGTGAGAATCATAACCAATTGGATGCTTAATGTATAGTGGTTCAGGAGGAAGCTTTTGCGAGACCTCTTGAACAATATTCTTGATAATCTCACTTTCATAGCTGCAAGAACACACCACTCCGTTGCAATGACCATTCTATTTTaaatgcaataataataaatggaAGAAAATTGTTGCAAATGTTTAAAATCTTGTTATGAAGCTATGAACAGAAAAGTTATCAATAAAATTGAAGACATGCCCTAAgctgttcaagctgtgatgttgatggtttgatgaaccagaagggattaagagaggaagagaaataagttcttctcattgttggagagaatgaaaaatccccttagaaaatatttgttgagttattacaccttatatactatgtactttttatgtactttcactaaaaaataattacaatggtaaacctattattgataaagaaataatctaggtaacacccTCCTGCAAGCTAGAATTGTGTAAATCTAACAATCCTAACTTGGAAACATTAGCAAGAAAAGGACCCGGTGGCAGAGCTTTGGtaagaaaatcagcaagttgATCCTTGGAACGAACTGGCATAAGATGAATGAGACCAGACAAATGCTTTTCACGAACAATGTGGCAGTCCACTTCAATGTGTTTAGTTCTTTCATGAAAGATGGAATTATTGGCAATGTGAATGGTTGACTGGTTGTCACAGAATATAGTGATAGACTTTTGAAGCGGCAAGCCAATGAAATCCATTAAGAAAGATAACCAACTAGCTTCACAAGTGGCAACAGCAATAGACCTATATTCAGCTTCTGCAGAGGACTTGGCAACTGTGGTTTGCTTCTTACTCTTCCAGCTAATGAGTGAGTTCCCAAGCATGAAGCAATAACCGGAAACGGAGCGACGAGTATCGGCACAGGTAGCCCAGTCAGCGTCGGCAAATCCAGTGAGATGCAGATTAGaagtagaggagaagaagagaccaGTTGCAGGTCGGCCTTTTAAATATCGGAGTACACGAAAAGCAGCCTGTAGGTGAGAAGTGGTTGCACAATCCAAAAATTGGCTCAAACGTTCCACAGCATAAGAGATATCGGGTCTAGTGTTTGTGAGGTAAAGGAGTCGGCCGATGAGCTGTCTGTAAACAGTGTTGTCTGTTAAAATAGTACCTGATTCCTTTGAGAGTTTCTGACTATAATCAAATGGAGTAGAGAGAGgcttgcaatctagataaccaAAATCTCTGAGAAGGTCCATGGTGTACTTCCGCTGGTAAATGTGAATTCCAGAGTTAGAGCATGCTACTTCCATTCCCAAGAAGTATTTGAGATCACCAAgatcctttattttgaatttgtcatccAAATCTTGCTTGATGGAATTGATTTCACCAATGTCATTCCCGGTTAAAACCAAGTCATCAACATATACTAGAATGGCAGTGAAGCTTTCAGATTGTTTCTTGATGAAGAGTGAATGATCATCAAAAAACTGCTTATAACCAGCATCCACAAGAGTCTGAGTGAGCTTAATGTTCCATTGCCTGCTTGCTTGCTTAAGCCCATATAGAGATTTTTGCAATTTACAAACCAAACCTGGTTGTGATACAGCCAAACTGGGTGGTAACTTCATATAAACTTCCTTGTCCAAATCTCCATGAAGGAAGGCAGTGTTGACGTCCAGCTGTTTCAAATGGCATTTTTTTGCCGCTGCTAATGCTAACATTACTCGTAGGGTAGTCATTTTGACAACTGGACTAAAAGTATCACCATAATCTACTCCTTGCACTTGAGTGAATCCTTTTGCAACTAGCCTCGCTTTGTGCCTCTCTATGGTGCCATCGGGATTGAATTTTACCCGAAAAACCCATTTGCAACCCACAGCCTTCTTGTCTTTTGGGAGTTCAGTGAGACACCAAGTTCTGTTCTGATCTAGAGCTGTCAATTCATCTTGTATTGCCTTTCTCCAACATTCATGTGCAGCCGCTTCCTCATAAGTGCTAGGTTCTTGATTTGAGGTGATGGCTAGAGAAAGTGACTTATATTTTGGGGTTAGTTTATCATATGACAAGTGTTGTGAGATAGGATATAAAGAGTTAGAGTTGGCAACGTTGCTAGAGTGAGCTGTGTGGGTTGTCATACAATGATAGTCCTTCAAATAAGCAGGCGGTTTCTTGACTCTTTCAGACTTTCTAGTAATGCAGTCATGTGTGATGTCAGAGTGTTGTGATGCAGGTGCATTGTTAGTGTGTGGAGTGGTAATGGGTGCAATGGTGTGTGAGGAAATTGGTGAGTGCATTGAGCTTGAGAAATGTTCATTTGAATCTATGAGTGTGGTATGTATGGGTGATTGCAAATGATGTGTGGATGGTGTATCATattgaaaaagatcaatgcattgtgGAGTACGAATGGGTACCACAGAAATGTCAGTGCTAGTGGAATGTAAAAATGGAAAATGagtttcataaaaaattacatttctggatatgaaaatttcctttgattttaaatcaataagtcGAAAATCCTTTGTTCCTAATTTAAAACCAAGAAAAGCTATTTTTCTGGCTCTTGGgtctaattttgttcttgaatttgttaatgtggaGGCATATGCAAGAGAACCAAATACTCTTAAATATGAAAGGTCAGGTAAGTTACCATACAAAAGCTTATAAGGACTAGCATTATCCAGGTTAGTGCTGGGCAGCCTATTAATTAGGTGAATGGCGTGAGCAACTGCGTATTGCCAAAAACAATGTGGAATTCCTGATTGAAATAGCAGTGCTCTAGCAACACCTAAAATATGTTGGTGTTTTCTCTCTACAATCCCGTTTTGCTCTGGTGTTTCTACACAAGAAGTTTGGTGTAAAATTCCAGTTGATGCAAAAAAGGATTTTAGAGTGAACTATGGCCTATTGTCAGTCCTTATACACTTAACTTATTTTTCAAATTGTACTctgacaaaattcacaaaattaataaccaattgtgatgcttcagatttggttttcataaaaaaaaatccaagtgaATTTGCTCTTGCCATCCACCACAGTCAAAAAATACCTATGTCCTTCATTGGAAGGGACAGAAATAGGACCCCAGATATCCATATGAACTAAGTCAAAacaatcttttattttagttgtactaagattaaaaaataatttcttttgttttgcaaaatgacatgaatcacaaGGAAATTTTGAAGCAATACAATCTATAAAAGGATAATACTTTTTCAGAAAAATCAATTTATGCATGGGTATGTGTCCTAATCTAAGATGCCAAATGTTGTTGTGCTCACTGTGTGAAGGTGTGGTGGGATGAGTAGTAGTCGTAGTTGCCGCCAATGAAGCTTGCTTTGTTGGAAGAGGGGGAAGTGAGAGAATTCTGGTTCTCTACTCATTGTATATAATCCTTCTATACACTCAGCAATGCCAATCATTTTTGATGTGGATCTATCTTGTATCTCACAACACTTATCATTGATTAACAGTTGACAATGTAAGTTTGAGGTTAACTTTGACACAGATATcagtttaaaatcaaaagaaggaatgtataaaaataaaacatttttgagaacaaaatttttagagaatgtgattgtgccaatgatggtgctaacagttttggtcccatttggcaatatcacattgATTGGATCAATATTTTGAAAACTTGCAAAATCTTTTAAGTCAAAAGTCACATGATCTGTTGCACCGAAATCAATGACCCATAGTGCAGATTTTGGAGTGATAATGCTCATAATTCTTGCATTAAAATATAATGCAATGGTTTTACCTGGAGTGAAAGTTTGAATGGAATTAGTCAAAAGTTGATTTGCATTATGAAGTTGTTGCTGCACACTTTTATCTTTGATCAACTCTAACAAGGCAAATCTTTGCTCTGGAGTGAATCCAGATCTTGATATTTCAGTGTTCTCTTGGAGACAATTGAGCTAGAATTGTTTGTCACTGAGTATATCATCATGCCCCTCAGTGATCACGTGATTGATGGTAGTGTTATGTTGCTGCCATTGATAGAAATGAGAGGAGTACCCATGCTTCTTATAGCATACATCTTCTGTATGGCCTTGCTTGTTGCAATGAGAGCAAGCCAATGTAGCTCCACGACCTCTGCAATGGGAGGATCTGTTTGCCATGTTTgccattttgagaaatcaatgaatTACAGAGTAATAGGGATTcagatcttcttccttccaactCGTTGATCGGAACAGCTATGTTCACCAAGAAAGAATCTTGCGAAATAGCTTCTCATCAAACTCTATTGGATGAGTTTGAAGGAAGAGGTAAGAATGGGAGAAAGAAAATGTCGAAAGAAAAATTAGGGATAAAAAGAAAATGGCAAAATTGGATTGATCTCaattcacaactttatttttttttttaataatttgattcaCAGCTTAGTTGCtctccacgctcaccgcaccatgaagAAAATCTCATACCCTAAGCTGCtcaagctgtgatgttgatggtttgatgaaccagaagggattaagagaggaagagaaataagttcttctcattgttggagagaatgaaaaatccccttagaaaatatttgttgagttattacaccttatatactatgtattttttatgtactttcactaaaaaataattacaatggtaaacctattattgataaagaaataatctaggtaacaaaaatatttatctaaaacATCATTAAGTAATGGTAACTCACCTATTCATGCTACAATGTTTTCCACTTAGACTGCATACTTCATACAAAGCTAACCTCCATTCTTTTACTTTGTTTAAATCATTGATGTCTCTGTTTTCATGGCTTATCATGTCTTTTTCATAGACTCCTTTGATGCCTCACATCTGATGGTTCCACTTGATAAAAATTGGCAAAACTGGTCGTTTTGTTCCTTTGTCAGAGCATTTCATGATCTGCACAAGTTCATCTAAGCACCATGAGGAGGAAGCATAGTTCTGACACAGCACAGCAATGGACATCCTGGATCTTTCAATGGCTTCAAGAAGACTATCTCTAATTCTATCACCAACTCTGAAGGTGGCGATTCCTCTCTTACACAAACCATGATAGAGACGATAAGTGAATCCATATCGGGTGAAGCCTTTAAAGCTCAGAAAAACATCATATATGAAATGTGAGGAGGAAGATTCTGCATCTGCCATGAGACCAATTTTTAGTGGATCTTACAATTTTGATAGCATAGTTATTCATCCGGGGAGCTCTGA is a window from the Arachis hypogaea cultivar Tifrunner chromosome 17, arahy.Tifrunner.gnm2.J5K5, whole genome shotgun sequence genome containing:
- the LOC114925664 gene encoding toll/interleukin-1 receptor-like protein — its product is MADAESSSSHFIYDVFLSFKGFTRYGFTYRLYHGLCKRGIATFRVGDRIRDSLLEAIERSRMSIAVLCQNYASSSWCLDELVQIMKCSDKGTKRPVLPIFIKWNHQM